Proteins co-encoded in one Candidatus Nitrosocosmicus arcticus genomic window:
- a CDS encoding SRPBCC family protein: MTTITTNVEIQAPVEQVFAFYTNPDNIKESWPRDIIKESKNLSGQKSEEGSVMKVEGEYRGKREEMILEVSQKEQNKKLVTKQTEGPFQHWESIQEFQSNGGNTTTVNHTINYELPTTGKIANFLSGSQAEDKIRQGIEQAAQTVKQKLESS, translated from the coding sequence ATGACAACTATAACAACAAATGTCGAAATACAAGCACCAGTAGAACAGGTTTTTGCGTTTTATACAAATCCAGATAATATTAAGGAATCATGGCCTCGAGATATAATTAAGGAATCAAAAAATCTTTCAGGACAAAAAAGTGAAGAAGGTTCTGTGATGAAAGTTGAAGGAGAATATAGGGGTAAAAGAGAAGAGATGATTCTAGAAGTCTCTCAAAAAGAACAAAACAAGAAACTGGTTACAAAACAAACAGAAGGCCCATTTCAACATTGGGAAAGTATTCAAGAGTTTCAAAGTAATGGCGGTAACACTACAACAGTAAACCATACTATAAACTATGAACTACCAACAACTGGAAAGATTGCTAACTTCTTAAGCGGAAGTCAAGCAGAAGATAAAATTAGACAAGGAATAGAACAAGCAGCACAAACAGTAAAACAAAAACTAGAATCAAGTTAA
- a CDS encoding VOC family protein translates to MSTNSLNTINYFELPSDNIEELKEFYSLIFNWEFEEGKDNSDYWYIENAGIKGALLKRRAPDQKPTVYVEVDSLDECVSKAKNAGAEIVLDKQQVSEGYFAILKDPQQNIIGIWEPKS, encoded by the coding sequence ATGTCAACCAATTCCTTAAATACCATCAACTATTTTGAGTTACCATCAGATAATATTGAAGAATTAAAAGAATTTTATTCTTTAATTTTTAATTGGGAATTCGAAGAAGGCAAAGATAATTCTGACTATTGGTATATTGAAAACGCCGGAATAAAAGGAGCACTGTTAAAACGACGTGCTCCTGATCAAAAACCTACAGTGTATGTTGAAGTGGATTCGTTAGATGAATGTGTTTCTAAAGCAAAAAATGCTGGAGCCGAAATTGTCTTGGATAAGCAACAAGTATCAGAAGGATACTTTGCTATATTAAAGGACCCGCAACAAAATATTATAGGGATCTGGGAACCAAAGTCTTAA
- a CDS encoding DUF1059 domain-containing protein — protein MLSFKCSDVGFDCNYTVTEDNDAEIMKKVMEHGKRDHNLNSNDFTPSLIDNIRGKMQKVEDN, from the coding sequence ATGCTAAGTTTCAAATGTAGTGATGTAGGATTTGATTGTAATTATACAGTTACGGAGGATAATGATGCAGAAATAATGAAAAAGGTTATGGAGCATGGAAAAAGAGATCATAACCTAAATTCGAATGATTTTACACCATCACTAATAGATAATATAAGAGGTAAGATGCAGAAAGTAGAAGACAATTAA
- a CDS encoding sensor histidine kinase, protein MASFKILDNPNDITKGFTQLLYNAVNHLDGFGITDGSPLLLESEVIHGCIRNLRNLGKRVRYITNIENANIESCKKILEIVELRHLDNIQGGIIINDFEYLSLLESKNDDPNSSPIHIYSKNKWLVEQQKLIFDMLWEKAIPARIRIKQIEQGLERDVCELITDENAIMIKYEQALNSLTKELCIFYSVSDDGVSNEQIGQKISEIINHVSKSKSKDIKIIVIVLTNNSVERKAPLTEFSQIRQDYDIRIKYMNKESANSQLPRDLMILTVDRKELFISEIRGFEEISHSIFENDISFTIHSNSGSVVSTYNTILGMLWSQDELYKKSEMAITQLKLQDKLQKEFVHNFANGLRNPIQPILGFSEILLEKKEDFNKYRDILDIINACAQKLAKHVNNMIDITEIENETFLLNKETFDLMKVIREITKQLKKNILSITKKNFSISTTDDRLMIYADKNRVKFTIENVIINAVDIPDSNNIKIFVEKTRSSSSQYDDKNEDVVILSVVDDGTGIDGMILPSLFSKFVADSRDGLGLGLYLAKSIIDRHGGEMWAENNKNGKGATIRFSLPIS, encoded by the coding sequence TTGGCTTCCTTTAAGATTCTTGATAACCCTAACGATATCACTAAGGGCTTTACTCAGTTACTCTATAACGCTGTGAATCATTTGGATGGTTTTGGAATTACAGACGGATCACCATTGCTTTTAGAGTCAGAAGTAATTCATGGTTGTATAAGGAATTTAAGAAATCTGGGTAAAAGAGTCAGATATATTACGAATATAGAAAATGCAAACATAGAAAGTTGTAAGAAAATATTGGAAATTGTTGAGTTACGTCACTTAGATAACATTCAAGGTGGAATAATTATAAATGATTTTGAATATTTAAGCCTGTTAGAGTCAAAAAATGACGACCCTAACTCAAGTCCGATTCATATTTATAGTAAAAACAAATGGCTGGTAGAACAACAGAAACTTATATTTGACATGTTGTGGGAAAAGGCAATTCCTGCAAGGATAAGGATTAAACAGATTGAGCAGGGACTTGAAAGAGATGTTTGTGAACTTATAACTGATGAAAATGCCATCATGATAAAATATGAACAGGCTTTGAATTCCTTAACTAAGGAACTATGTATTTTTTACTCTGTATCAGATGATGGTGTTTCTAATGAACAGATAGGGCAAAAAATTTCAGAAATCATAAATCATGTTTCTAAGAGTAAATCAAAAGATATAAAAATAATTGTAATAGTTCTTACCAATAATTCTGTTGAAAGAAAGGCTCCGTTAACAGAGTTTAGCCAAATCAGACAAGATTATGATATAAGAATAAAATATATGAATAAAGAATCCGCAAACTCCCAATTACCTAGAGACCTTATGATTTTGACTGTAGACAGAAAAGAACTATTTATTTCAGAAATCAGAGGTTTTGAAGAAATATCTCACAGTATATTTGAAAATGATATCAGTTTTACAATCCACTCTAATAGCGGATCGGTAGTATCTACCTATAATACAATTCTTGGAATGTTGTGGAGTCAGGATGAATTATACAAGAAATCAGAAATGGCAATTACACAACTGAAATTACAAGATAAGTTGCAAAAAGAATTCGTTCATAATTTTGCTAACGGATTGAGAAATCCTATACAGCCGATATTAGGGTTTTCTGAGATATTACTTGAGAAGAAAGAGGATTTCAATAAATATCGTGATATTCTCGATATAATAAATGCGTGTGCACAAAAACTTGCCAAACATGTGAACAATATGATCGATATCACAGAAATAGAAAATGAAACTTTTCTCCTAAATAAAGAAACTTTTGATCTAATGAAAGTGATAAGAGAAATTACTAAACAACTCAAAAAGAATATTTTATCCATTACCAAGAAAAATTTTAGCATTTCTACGACTGATGATCGCCTGATGATATATGCAGACAAGAACAGGGTGAAATTTACGATTGAAAACGTGATCATTAATGCAGTAGACATACCAGATTCTAATAATATTAAGATCTTCGTTGAGAAGACCAGATCAAGTAGTAGTCAATATGATGACAAGAATGAAGATGTTGTTATTTTAAGTGTCGTAGATGATGGAACTGGAATAGATGGAA
- a CDS encoding cupin domain-containing protein, whose protein sequence is MKDKPFDFHGATFTIKVLTSETNGKYSILDVTYPPNMGPPSHMHPKGPETFYIIEGDYEFILDEEPVTGNSGDVIFIPKGTPHRFTVGNKGGHALIISPPELEFYFFKISELLSNDEVSYETESKIGEQYGQVFLDNSKHWN, encoded by the coding sequence GTGAAGGATAAACCATTTGATTTTCATGGTGCGACATTTACTATCAAAGTTCTTACTTCTGAGACAAACGGTAAATACAGTATTTTAGATGTAACATATCCGCCTAATATGGGGCCTCCCTCTCATATGCATCCCAAAGGTCCAGAAACCTTTTACATAATTGAAGGCGATTACGAATTCATTTTAGATGAGGAACCGGTAACAGGTAATTCTGGAGACGTGATCTTCATTCCTAAAGGAACTCCACATAGATTTACTGTTGGAAATAAAGGTGGACATGCTCTTATAATTAGTCCACCAGAACTTGAGTTTTATTTTTTCAAAATAAGTGAATTGCTCAGCAATGATGAAGTTTCCTATGAAACAGAATCAAAGATAGGGGAACAATATGGCCAGGTTTTCTTAGATAACAGTAAACATTGGAATTGA
- a CDS encoding ester cyclase: MKLSSRKNRQEIFYNLILEINNHQINRILSMVTDEILIKSDGFGRRKGKIIVNNFLSEVFLSFPDFCMKPLTLCYSNNNHGIVMSEINVAGQQLGLFMGNPPSDKRFSINSVFVFEFDELMKVKMIRIYYDSKLMFRQLEILNV; the protein is encoded by the coding sequence ATGAAACTTAGTAGCAGAAAAAACAGACAAGAGATATTTTACAATCTAATACTTGAGATAAATAATCATCAGATTAATAGAATCCTTTCTATGGTTACAGATGAGATTCTAATCAAAAGTGATGGGTTTGGTAGACGTAAAGGCAAAATAATCGTTAATAACTTTCTATCAGAAGTGTTTCTTAGTTTTCCTGATTTCTGTATGAAACCACTTACACTCTGTTATAGTAACAACAACCATGGAATTGTAATGTCTGAGATCAATGTTGCAGGTCAGCAATTGGGCTTGTTTATGGGAAATCCTCCAAGTGACAAAAGATTTTCGATCAATAGTGTTTTTGTTTTTGAATTTGACGAATTAATGAAGGTTAAGATGATAAGAATATACTATGATTCAAAGTTAATGTTTAGACAATTAGAAATATTGAACGTTTAA